The sequence cttttgaattgatACAAGTTTTCAGTATTAAGCCCAAAGTTTCCAGAGAACCATTCTCCATTATTAATGCTTTCCCCCTCCtctaaaaaaggaatgaattctaTGTGGGGCAACTCTTAGCTAGAAAGAATCCATTCTCCCAGAGAAACTCCCCTCGTGAACCCAGACTTTGGCTTTCACAAATAAGCTCTTCACACAACTGTTTTTGAAGAAAAAGTTCCTTCCTGACTACTGCACTTGCTTTCCATACTCgtttaaaatcagattttagaGATACTCAGTGATAAGCTCTCATTTGGGTAACTGTCCAGCATGTACTGTCagacaaaagaataaatatctgGTCATATATGGAGTTAAACCTCAATTGAGAAAATAAGGAGTTTATTTACATGAATACTGTCAAAGCTAAGTGTTGACTCAAGTAAGATGTTCTATCTTGATTAATGCCATTACTCCATAGTCACTTTTTTCCAGAACCGGGTCCAAATTTCATGTTGTACATTTCACAGTAAGGACCTAGACTTGGGTAGGTTCTGACACCTTCCATCAGTCAGGACAGACTTTGACAAATGatcatctcattaaaaaaaaaagtctcaaatttGTGCTTTCTTCCCCCATTTCTGGACAAAAACCAGCCAGAAAAGACTTTAGGGTATATTGCATAGAATGACTCCCTCAAATACATCAGCCCCTCAGAAGCACAGTATAAGGATGATGTTTCACAATATTTCCTGTAAGAAAGCTCATTATCTTACACACATCTCTAttattttcagagcttccctAACAAAGATTCTgccatataatttatataaccaGCTCTAAGTGAtagggaaattatttttattatcatgaggacatttttagtttctttttcttggccttcagtacaggaggcagagaaatCTTAAAGGCTGTCCTgaaataatacacagaaaaaaataaaacactttttagTGCTCTAAATCTCTGTAAAGTGAGAGCTAGCCACACAACCCCAAAAGATACTTACTCGCATGTGGTACAGATTGGGCTGAAATTGCAGAATACTGtaaattgaaacaaacaaaaaaaacaccaggATGATTTAGAAGCAACACAGTTGAAGGTATCTTCTGCACACTCCCCTCCAACATAGAAAAACTGAGTATGGACTCAGTCCTCagtaaggaattccctggtggtccaatggttaagactccacttccactgcagggggcatctattcaatccctggtcagttaGCTAAGGTTCCACATACCACACAgtgctccctgccccccaccaaaaaaaagacgtaaaaaataaaaactcagtacACCAACTTACTTGACAAGCACACAGAACAGACGTAGCCGATTTCAATGAGATTTCGATGACAGAAGCAAGCAGCCCGGTAGTCAACATgaactgggggtgggaggatTAACTGAGACCTCTGATCTTGATCAGGAAGAAAAACCCACtacatgaaacaaacaaacaaaaaaatgaccacgaaatttttatttaaaatacggTGGAAAACAACCAGAAGCCAAGATACAGATATTAGACGTCAGCCAGTAAACACTGAGAATACTAAACTGGACTTCCCTTGAACGTCtgttgagaaatgtgtatttttcattCCGCAATTACTGAGCACCTCCACACACAGGCACTGTGCTGTAAACAGTCTGCATAGGGCGACAGGGTCCAAAGACTATGGAAGCTGGAATTCCCTAGGTCACCCCTCCACTCCTTTCTTCCAGTTACTAGGCGTCAGCCGTCTTGTTCCCATTCATTCCCCAGGAAATAAGGGTCTCGCTTGACTCAAGGCATTAGGTTCACTGTTGACGTTTCCTTACCAGGAGATACTGCAGAAGGGAAGGCATCTGGGGCACCTTCAAGTACAGTCCCCCTGTGATGTCACAAGCCTGTAAGACAGACAAAGGACTCACTGCCACGTGAGCACTAGCTTTTATAGACGGAGGTCATTCTCACCACCAACTCTTCAGGTCTACGACACAGCAAATTAAAAGGGCGTCTCTTCCCAGAGTGAAGGAAGACTGGAAACTTGCAGCCACCTCTCCAGATGTTCACATAGCTTGTGTTTTCCCCTTGGTCCACGCCCTTTCACCCTTTGAAGCCTGCAGTTATAAGACACTATaagtcctttttttctgtttgtttgctggTGGTGAATTTTTATTCTTGCCATCCTTATTCACTCTCATTGTATTTTAGAGTTAACAgtttgagatgtaattcacacaCTATAAAACCTATCCTTTTAACATGTATGATTTACTAATTTTTAGAACATTCACAGAGCTGTGCAACTGTCCCCGCTATCTGGCTGCAGAACATCTTATCACCCTACATCCCCATTAACAGTCACTCTTCATCCCTCctctcccctggcaaccaccaatctgctttCCGTCTCCGTGgacttgcctattctggacactgTGCATCAATAGAATCAGACAAGCTATGCccttttatgactggcttctttcacttaggataAGGTTTTCAAAGTACATTCATACTGTAGtcttgtagcatgtatcagtacttcaattcctttttatgaccaaataatattccaccaCATGGATagaccacagtttatccattcgtCCACTGATAGGCATTTGAGTTGTTTGCACTTTCGGGTTATTACGAATAGcacaactgtgaatattcatggACAGTATTTTGTGTGGACACGTTTtctctgaataaatatttaagaatggaATTGCAGACTCAACTGGTAATTCcatgtttaactttctgaggaagTTTCAGATCATTTTCCAAAGAGGCTGTACCACTTCACATTCCAACAAACACCATGCAAGCTTAAGAAACAGGAACTTTTGAGGCTGGTGTACTTTCTGGTTGTACCCCCACTTCCCCAGTCAATCCCCAGCAGTAACCTAAACTCAAAGTTTTCTGTAATTTTATGCTTTTAACTGATCTTTTAGGAAATAATGTTCCTTGTGATCAAAAAACATTTATCAAAAGTTTAGTATTGTCTTCAgtcttatttccagttttttggttttccttttcctttttagttaAAGTAAAACTCATTTTCATGTTTTGATTAAAAGTAACATCTGACAGTGCTGTCCAAGAGAAACATAATATGAGCAACATacgtaatttttaattttctagccACATAAAACAGGAACAATGAAGAGATAAAGTTTTAGTAGCATCTTTTATATAACTCAATATATTCAAAGCATTATCATTTTAACATGTAACCATTATAAGAATCATTAATGAGATATTATACATTGTTTTTCATCCTAAGTCTTTGAAATTCAGTCTGTATACTCACATACTTCTCAATTCAGATCAGACTCTTTTCAAGAGCTCAACAGTCATATGGCTACCATTAAGGACAGCACAGATCTGGatcctatttttataaaattctctGCTTAGTGATCTACTCTTTCATCTGTATGTATAGAGCGATCATGCTGGTCACCTAACATTAACAATAACCTCGGGATGAAAGGATttgaacagatttttctttttttttactcttttttaaaaatacttttctgtgCTGTTTGAATTTTAATACTTTTACAAAGTCAATCAGATCATTATGTAGAATATAAATAAGAATTTCAAAAGAACCAGAGAGATGCTGGTGCTCTAATCTAACGCATCATAAGGGATAATCCCTAAAGCTGTGTGAAAACTGGTGGGTGAGAGACATTTACCACAGGTAACAGAACTCACCACACTTTCAGAACCACCACCaagcattcatttaaaatatacctgTTGGAGGAGTCCTGAATCGGAGTCTAACACGCAGGCATCGATCAAAATATTCTGAAATggacatttcaaaaaatattaacagGAATAGTGAAGACTACCttataatgagaacctactatatgccagactCTATTCTTAAAAAGACTCATTTAACATGCATGGTTACACTGCAAGATAGATATCTGATGTGCATTTTACAGTGAAACACCCAGGCCTTGGCTGGAAGGTGGTCATAGAGCCAAGGGCCAACAGTGCTGTCATCCCCAATCTGCCTGTCCCCAAAGTCCATGGCCTTTCCACTCTATCATGCTGCCACTCCAAGACAGAAAACATTACAGGTGACTATAACAGCATTTTAGGTTAAAacagaagtttgcttttaaagttttttggccataccaccacagcatgcaggatcttagtctcctgaccaggtatcaaacccatacCCTATGCCatggaagcatggagccctatccactggaccaccagggatatcCCAAAACtgaagtgttgttttttttttaaactgaagttttaagaaagttttttttaaacatgtcaaagaagaaaatgtattaatGATAACTCATCTGAACACTTGAGTTATTTGCaaagtaaaaatatcaaatatttattgttgttgtttagttgctaagttgtgtccgactcttttgcaaccccatggactgcagcccaccaggttcctctgtctgtaagatttctcaggcaagaatactggagtgggttgccatttccttctcctgcagatcttcctgacccggggattgaacctgcatctctgcattggcaggagggttctttaccaatgagctaccTAAAACCTCCCTAaagcagaaagacaaagaaattgaGGCCACACATGCAGCAAACTGTTATAAAACTCAGGATTCTTAGCCTGAAGTCTAAGGATGAGCTAAACAGGGTTGTAACTACACATGTAGTTAAACCACGTAACTATAAACAAAAGTGAGTTTGACTGCATATTCTTCTGGGGATCCACTAGATTCTCAAGGGTGCAGGactcaaaatagaaaaatgactAGTACAAAACATGGATTCCAGATTCGCAATCCCTTAGTAAGTATTCAGTCAGACTATTTCTTTAAGCAGGCCATTCAAACAGTAAAATTAATTCCTTCATTATGAAAgcaataatctttaaaaagaaggctCTCAATTCACCTGCTTCTGTGCTGCAAAGATGACATTCATGAAGTTCATATACTGCAAGGCACTGTCTTCTGCAGCCTTAATCACCTAAAAATCATATGCATGTTAATACCTTTCGGCCACATTCTAGTGCTCTTACTCAAATGTCAACACAGTATACAacaaactatagtcaatatcatctttcttatttatctttgtagtTATTAAAAATCTCCCCCAAATCTTATAATCCAAGAGATAATCCTTGTTAATGGTTTCTAAAGAGTGTCTATGTGGACATGTATATACATTCACAtccaacagagacacagacacacacacccaggatGATACCCTAGTATTCTGCAACCTGATTTTGTAGTCCCCAATATCTGGGGGAAACAACCTTATGTCAATAAATATGAGTGTATATCATCCTTCATGCTGAGTTCCTAGATTTTGACTATTTAACCAATTACCTACAGAAGACATTTAAGCAGTTTCCacatttcagttgttttttttcaaaCCTCAATTTTAGACAATGCTCTGATGAATATGCCCATCTACCCTTTGCACAACTGATTAGCTCCTAAGATAACCAGTGGGATTACTAAAGTGTCTGCACATTTCATTTTGATACATATTACCGACCTGCCTTCCAGAAAAGCTGTACTAATTTATCCTCTCACGGGCGATGCAAGAGAAGAACCACTAGTAGGGCTGCCATATTTCCAAACGCTACCTGgtcatttgcatttcctcttcTGCAGACTGCTCATGTTTCCCACCTATTCCTTTGGAGTCAaccctgacttttaaaaattaatttaaaagctcTTCTTTATTTTAGAAACATTACATCAATCCTGTCATGTAGTTATGTTGAAAACACTTTTTCCTAatagattttttcttttcccatccttgttttgggggttttatttttttgaggtctTAAGCTTCCTTTTAAAGTTTCACATCATGCTTAGCAAGATACTCACCAACTGAAGATGATAAACACGTATCTTCTTCCAGCACTTTTACAACTCGAATTTTTACATTGACATGTTTGATCAATCATTACTAGAATCTGCTTAGGGGTAAGCAGTGACATTTAGCTTTGTGTTCCTCCTGACGGCCAACCAACTGGCCCAGTATCTTTTACTGAATAATCCATTTCGTTCCCACACATTTGAAGTGTTTCATTCATCTTGTGTCAAACCCCACTATGTACCCATTATCTGTCTGCATACTACTGTACCAGAACCACACTGTTACTGTGGCTTTATAATGTGTTTGAGTGCCTAAAGGAGTGTgaataaagaagaacaaagagcaCTGCTCCCCACCCAGTTCTACAAGGGTTaaatgggaacccactgcagCTGCCCACCGACCGCACACCCTGAAAGGAGTCCAGGATGAAAGGCAGGATGAGGCACTCAGTGCTTTGGATAAACAGGCCCTTAGACAGTCAGACGGGTATCTCAGGAAGAATTCCAACAACCCCAGATTCTTGCCTCTTTGTAGGCAAGagctgaaaaaatagaaaagcactaaaatcactATCTTGAGATATCTGTTCTTTGTGATCAGCAGTCATCTCTTACCAAGATGTATGCTTGACTGTGTGAATttcctagccaaaaaaaaaaaaaacccacataaacTGGTCTCTCCTCTACCTCTTTGGGATAGTTACTCCACAGCTGAGTGGCTGTCTCCTGAGCTATAATGCTCAGTAAAACcctgaataaaatttaaacttacaACAGTCatgttgtatgtttttttttaagttgattggAGCAAGTGCCTGCTTACTATTCTCTTTCAGAAAGCTCCTGGCTATTCCCACTGACTTATTCTTTTAGATAAATTCTTGACTTTCTTAAATCCCCCCActctgccaggaaaaaaaaatctgattaataTTCTGAGATTGCACTGAACTTATAGTTTAACCTTGGACAAACTGACATTCAAGAATAAAATATGGCTCTCCACAAACTAggggttaccagtggggaagaaggaagaggagacgGGCAATACAGTGGTAGAGatttaagaggtataaactattaCAGACAAaaaaagctacaaggatatattacaCAACatgggaaatatagtcaatattttaataactataaatggaatataacctttaaaaaactgtgaatcactacaTTATATACCTGTAACTATATAAtactgtagatcaactatacatcaataaaaataactgaaaaaaattaaaaaagaaaaaaatatggctCTGTTTATTCAATACTTCTATGTCTctcagaatttcagttttttgTCATAATCAACTTTACACAGTACTTGTTAATTAACTCTGGACTCTTAATATTTATTGCTTCTATTATAAATGGGTCTTATTTCTCAGTCTGTTTTCTAACTGGCTCTGGCTGGTATAAAAACATAGTATAGATTTCTTTTAATCTTACCAATATCCTTGATTTCATTTCCTGGTTATCTATAAAGAGATAAAAACAGATTACATTACAACTGAATCTCACTGAACATATTATATAAAGTTTTCTTGCCAATTTTAAAACAGCCCCTCAAAGTTATAGTAGTAAAATAAGAATTACAGTCTCGTAGAAGATTGCAGGCTCTCACCTTTAACTTCCTTGTTCATTCTATGAATGTCTTATTTTCTTAGCattaaggaatttaaaaatagtgTTTCATAAATAATAACAGTAAACAGAACAAATAAATTCAAATCATAGTTAAATAAATTCAGCATCCACCTacctgaaaaaaaggaaaagctccATGACTCACAATAAACACACAAAAGAGATTGGGAGTTTCCAATTACTGACTTTGCAATCAAGTGGGTTTTGCAACCTGACCAAAATATGATTGttctccaagaaaattaaaattaatagattTGATCGTTTTACGGCTATCTATCATGTCCTAGATTTGAATACTGGCACAAGTAAATCAATATGCCAACCAAATGAGATGACGAATTTGTAAACCATACACAGACAATCAGACACCCCCAATCACAGTCTGGGATTGGAGGGATCACTCAATactttacaaaacaaacaaattaaattacataagactgaaaaaaatgtcACACAGATTATCAACATGCTTCATAAAGGTGGGCAAAATAACTCATTCTCCTGGGGAGAACCAGCTGCTCATTTAACAAGCCCCAGGGTCAGTAAAAGGCTTTTAAAATCAAACACTGTTCCTaacatgagaggaaaaaaaaaattttaatctgtcTAATAATAAACAGAGAAACATCCTGAAGAATAATTCATTGTGAGCAAGATATACTGGAGAAAGTAGAGTTTTCTCATTCTTACAGCTTCTCCTAAAACCATGTTAAAGCTTTTTTATTATCTACTGCTTTAAAAAACTCATGCCTTCCAGTAATGTGGATCCATGGTTCTAAGAAATATCACAAGTTAAGGtatttttattaaaggaaaaaacaaaacaaacttctgAATGATTAAAACACCAAGGAtacagcaggggcttccctggtggtccagtggttaagaatccaccttgcaatgcaagggacactggttcaatccctggtctgggaagatcccacatgctgcagggcacctgagcccatgtgccacatctAATGAGCCTATACTCTGGAGCCCTTgagctgaaactactgagccccggtactgcaaccactgaagcctgtgcaccctggagcccacgctccacaacgagagaagccacggcaatgagaagccagggCACCGGAAgtacagagtagcccccgctcaccacagctagagaaagcctgcaggcagcaacaaagacccagcacaaccgaagagaaaataaataaatacatattaaaaaagaaaaaaaaaccaccaaggATACAGCAAAGAGCTTTGGCAAGGGATCCTGCCAGCAGAGTCTCTGTGTGTTGACCCTCTATGTCACCTGTAAATAacaaaaagcattaaaaagaGAACTTTTAGGTACTTTATTGAaccaaaatcatttttaaaccAAAGCATTCATCTTCATGAAGGAAATCATATAACATTTCAAAACTGGGTTTATAAACACAGATAAGCAATTGTTAAACATTTTCTCAATTTAAAATATCCTGGTGGTTGGGGGCTGAATGGGGAGGAATGAGGGGtggttgtttaatgggtataagGTTTAAGTttggaatgatgaaaaagttcttgaAATGGATAGCGGTGATTgcccaacaatgtgaatgtacttaatgctaccAACCTGTACCTTGAAAAATAGTTAAaacggtaaattttatgttataaaagTAAATACTAAAAAGTATCCTGGTGTTACTGGGGAAGGTTCTGGTTTCTCAATGATCTGAGTGGTACAAAAGTCTGTGTGTGACCG is a genomic window of Bos javanicus breed banteng chromosome 17, ARS-OSU_banteng_1.0, whole genome shotgun sequence containing:
- the GTF2H3 gene encoding general transcription factor IIH subunit 3 isoform X1, which codes for MVSDEDELNLLVIIVDTNPIWWGKQALKESQFTLSKCIDAVMVLGNSHLFMNRSNKLAVIASHIQESRFLYPGKNGRLGDFFGDPGNPSSEFTPSGSKDGKYELLTAANEVIAEEIKDLMTKSDIEGQHTETLLAGSLAKALCYIHRMNKEVKDNQEMKSRILVIKAAEDSALQYMNFMNVIFAAQKQNILIDACVLDSDSGLLQQACDITGGLYLKVPQMPSLLQYLLWVFLPDQDQRSQLILPPPVHVDYRAACFCHRNLIEIGYVCSVCLSIFCNFSPICTTCETAFKISLPPVLKAKKKKLKMSS
- the GTF2H3 gene encoding general transcription factor IIH subunit 3 isoform X2, yielding MVLGNSHLFMNRSNKLAVIASHIQESRFLYPGKNGRLGDFFGDPGNPSSEFTPSGSKDGKYELLTAANEVIAEEIKDLMTKSDIEGQHTETLLAGSLAKALCYIHRMNKEVKDNQEMKSRILVIKAAEDSALQYMNFMNVIFAAQKQNILIDACVLDSDSGLLQQACDITGGLYLKVPQMPSLLQYLLWVFLPDQDQRSQLILPPPVHVDYRAACFCHRNLIEIGYVCSVCLSIFCNFSPICTTCETAFKISLPPVLKAKKKKLKMSS